In the genome of Pseudomonas fluorescens, the window TCAGGCCTTCCAGCGCTTCCATCGACTGCGACGGCTCGACGATCTGCACCATTTCAACCTTGTCGAACTGGTGCTGACGGATCATGCCGCGGGTGTCGCGGCCCGATGCGCCGGCTTCACTGCGAAAGCATGGCGTGTGAGCGACGAACTTGATCGGCAGCAGTTTCGAATCGACGATTTCGCCGGCGACGATGTTGGTCAGCGACACTTCGGCGGTCGGGATCAGGTACAGATCAGCTTCGCCTTCGCGCGCGATCTTGAACAGGTCTTCTTCGAACTTCGGCAGCTGGCCGGTGCCTTGCAGCGCCGGGGCCTGGACCAGATAAGGCGTGTAAGCCTCTTCGTAGCCGTGCTCGGTGACGTGCAGGTTGATCATGAACTGTGCCAGGGCGCGATGCAGACGAGCGATCGGGCCGCGCAGCAGGGCGAAACGGGCGCCGGACAGCTTGGCGGCGGTTTCAAAGTCCAGCCAGCCGAACTTCTCGCCCAGGGCCACGTGGTCCTGAACCGGGAAATCGAAGGCCGTCGGGGTGCCCCAGCGGCGCACTTCGACGTTGCCGTCTTCGTCTTCGCCGACCGGTACCGATTCGTGCGGCAGGTTGGGGATACCCAGCAGGATCGAGTCCAGATCGGTCTGGATCGCGTCCAGTTCGACTTTACCGGCGCTCAATTCGCCCGCCATGCGCTCGACGTCCGCCATCAGCGGCGCGATGTCTTCGCCGCGCTGCTTGGCCTGACCGATGGATTTGGAGCGCGCATTACGTTCAGCCTGCAGTGCTTCGGTGCGGGTCTGGACGGTCTTGCGCTGTTCTTCCAGCGCTTCGATGCGCGCAACATCCAGGGTATAGCCACGGGATGCCAGGCGGTCCGCTACGTCCTGAAGGTTGCTACGTAACAGTTTGGAATCGAGCATGTCGGTTT includes:
- the serS gene encoding serine--tRNA ligase, which codes for MLDSKLLRSNLQDVADRLASRGYTLDVARIEALEEQRKTVQTRTEALQAERNARSKSIGQAKQRGEDIAPLMADVERMAGELSAGKVELDAIQTDLDSILLGIPNLPHESVPVGEDEDGNVEVRRWGTPTAFDFPVQDHVALGEKFGWLDFETAAKLSGARFALLRGPIARLHRALAQFMINLHVTEHGYEEAYTPYLVQAPALQGTGQLPKFEEDLFKIAREGEADLYLIPTAEVSLTNIVAGEIVDSKLLPIKFVAHTPCFRSEAGASGRDTRGMIRQHQFDKVEMVQIVEPSQSMEALEGLTANAEKVLQLLELPYRTLALCTGDMGFSAVKTYDLEVWIPSQDKYREISSCSNCGDFQARRMQARFRNPETGKPELVHTLNGSGLAVGRTLVAVLENYQQADGSIRVPEVLKPYMGGLEVIG